AGCGTGCTCGACCTGAACACGGTCGACTGGCCGGCGCTGACCGAGATGGCCGGCGGCGTGGGCGCCGGGTACCACCTGGAGTTCTGCCCGGGCGGGCCGCCGGACGAGCTGATAGAGGCGTACGCCCGGGCCAAGGCCGAGGTGCGCGACGTCGACGACGGCGAGCTACGCCCCAGCTCGTACGACCCGCAGCGGCTGCGGGACAGCCTGGACACCCTGCACCGGCGCGGCATGAAGCCGTACATCGTGCTGGCCCTGCACGAGCAGACCGGGCAGGTGGCCGGGCTGACCGAGGTGGTGGTGCCGGCGCAGCACCCCACTCGCGCCGACCAGTACGACACCATCGTGGTGCAGGATCACCGGGGCTACGGCATCGACCGGGCGATCAAGGCCCGGATGCTGCTGGAGCTGCGCTCGGCCGAGCCCGAGCTGGGCGAGGTGCAGACCTGGAACGCCCAGGCCAACGAGGCGATGCTCAAGGTCAACGCCGAGTTGGGCTACCGCCCCGACCGGGAGTGGTGTGAATACAGCGTGGACGTCGCCGAACTGGTGCACCGGCTCGACGCCTCCCGCTGACCACGAATTCACCACACCGCCGCCCGAGGGATGGACGGCGGCCAGCACCGACCCTTAACGTGCGTTAGTTCACGTCCACCCATCGTGGAGGCCCCATGCGCCCGCGCCGCAGATACGCCGCGCTCGCAACCGCCGCCGCCGTCACCCTTCCGGTCATCGGCGTCGCACCCACCGCGGCCAGCGCCGCGCCCACCGACCTCTTCATCTCGGAGTACGTCGAGGGCTCGTCCAACAACAAGGCGATCGAGCTCTTCAACGGCACCGGGTCCCCCGTCGACCTCACGGCCGGCGGCTACCAGCTCCAGCTGCACTTCAACGGCTCCACCACGCCCACCAACATCGCGCTGACCGGCACCGTCGCCGCCGGCGACGTGTTCGTCTTCGCCGCCTCCTCGGCCGCCCCGACGATCCTGGCCCAGGCCGACCAGACGTACGCCTCCTCGCTGTTCAACGGCGACGACGCGATCGTGCTGCGCAAGGGCGGCACGGTGCTCGACTCGATCGGCCAGGTCGGCGTCGACCCGGGCACCGAGTGGGGCGCCGGGCTGACCGGCACCGCCGACAACACCCTGCGCCGGCTGCCGTCGGTCTCCGCCGGGGACGCCGACCCGTCCGACGCCTTCGACCCGGCCGCGCAGTGGGCCGGTTTCGCCACCGACACCTTCGACGGTCTCGGCGCGCACACCGTGGGCGACGGCGGCCCGGTCGACCAGCCGGCCGCGCTGAACTGCGGCGGCACGCTGACCCTGGAGGCGGGCACGACCGCCACCCGCGAGGTCGCCGCCACCGACGCCGACGACACCGTCGTCGACCTCGCCGTCACCGCGGTCAGCCCGACGCCCGCCACCGGGGCGATCAGCCGTACCGCGTTCACGCCGGCCACCGCCGCCGGCGGCACCGCCACCGCCACGGTCACCGCCACCGGCCTGCCCGGTGGAACGTACGCGGTCACCCTGACCGCGACGGACGCCGACGGCGGCAGCGCGACCTGCACGCTCACCGTGCAGGCCACCACCGTGCTGTCGGTGGGCGAGGTGCAGGGCCCGACCGGGGACGGCGAGAACGGCCGCACCGACCGCTCCCCGCTCGCCCCGGCCAGCGGCAACGGCACCAGCTCGACGCTGTACGACGTGCGCGGCGTGATCACCCAGAAGTCGCTGACCCGCACCTCGGCCGGCGCCGCCCAGCACGGCTTCTACCTGCAGAGCCGCACCGGCACCGAGGACGGCGACCCGCTCAGCTCCGATGGCCTCTTCGTCTTCACCGGCTCGTTCACCACGCTGATCGGCGGCTACACGCCGACGGTCGGTGACGAGGTGGTGCTGCGCGGCCGGGTGTCGGAGTACTTCAACCAGACCCAGCTCTCCAGCGCCTCGCTGGTGCGCAAGCTGGACTCCGGCCTGGACGTGGACACCGCCGTGGCGGTGGACGACGCGACGCCGCCGGCCGACGCCACCGGTGCCGACCTGTTCTGGGAGCGGCACGAGGGCGCCCGGATGCGGGTCCGTTCGGGCAGTGGGGTGTCCGCCCCGCGCCACATCTTCGCCTCCACCCTCGACTCCGAGATCTACGTGGTGGACCGCGAGGACCCGATCATGAAGCGGACCGACCCGTACGCCCGTCGGGTGTTCCGGGACGCCCACCCGCTGGACGACGTGCCCGGCACGCTCTTCGACAACGGCAACAACCAGCGTGTCCTGCTCGGTGCGGGTGGGGTCAAGGCCACCGCCGGGGACTCGGCCGCGCTGCTGCCGCCGGCCCGCACCTTCGACACCCTCACCACCGACGCGTACGGCGCGGTCGCCTTCGGCTTCAGCAAGTACACCGTGCAGCCGGAGACGCTCGCCCTCACCGCGGGTGCCGACCCGTCGGCGAACAACCCGCCGCAGCCGGCCGACCGCAACCGTGAGGTCGCCGTCTCGACGTACAACGTGGAGAACCTGTACGACTTCCGGGACGACCCGTTCGACGGCTGCGACTTCGCCGGCAACCCGGGCTGCACCGGGGTACGGCCGCCGTTCGACTACGTGCCGGCCGACGAGGCGGCGTACCGGGCGCACCTGGCCGCGCTCGCCGACCAGATCCGCACCGACCTGCACTCCCCGGACCTGATCCTGGTGCAGGAGGCCGAGGACCAGGACATCTGCACGGTGTCCGGCACCGAGCTGGCCTGCGGTGACAGCAACGACGCCGACGGCGCCCCGGACACCCTCCAGGACCTGGCGCTGACCATCGCCGCCGGCGGTGGCCCGGCCTACGCCGCCGCGTACGACCGGAGCGGTGCGGACGCGCGCGGCATCGTCTCCGCGTTCCTGTACCGCACGGACCGGCTGTCGCTGGCCGAGGCGACCGCCACCGACCCGCTGCTCGGCGCCACGCCGACGGTGCGGTACCGGTCGGCGGGTCTGCCGTCCAACGCGGACGTGCAGAACCCGAAGGCGCTCAACGCCGTGCTGCCGGCCGACACCGACACGTCGACCGGCCAGGACGGCGACAACGTCTTCACCCGCGCTCCCCAGCTGGGCAAGTTCGTGGTGAAGGCGACCCCGGGCGGCGCGGAGTCCTACCTGCTGTACGCGCTGAGCAACCACTACTCGTCCGGTCCGGACAGCAGGGTCGGACAGCGCACCGAGCAGGCGCGGTACGGCGCGGCGATCGTCACCGCGATCGAGGAGTCGGACCCGCACGCCCGGGTGGTCTACGGCGGCGACATGAACGTCTTCCCCCGCCCGGACGACCCGATCGCCACGGCGGCGAACCCGACCCCGTCGGACCAGCTCGCCCCGCTCTACGAGGCCGGCCTGCACAACCT
This genomic interval from Micromonospora coxensis contains the following:
- a CDS encoding GNAT family N-acetyltransferase, whose product is MVREWDPRTASSDEIAAVLDTLNAVLAADLPQDPPWRESSLREYLSEVMPGERRISWVAEGDPGPDGAPGRILGHVHVLLLGDIGVLEVLVHPEVRRTGLGRQLVLTAARRVYQEGFQSIGVEVVGDTPAVAFYESLGFLREYVETRSVLDLNTVDWPALTEMAGGVGAGYHLEFCPGGPPDELIEAYARAKAEVRDVDDGELRPSSYDPQRLRDSLDTLHRRGMKPYIVLALHEQTGQVAGLTEVVVPAQHPTRADQYDTIVVQDHRGYGIDRAIKARMLLELRSAEPELGEVQTWNAQANEAMLKVNAELGYRPDREWCEYSVDVAELVHRLDASR
- a CDS encoding lamin tail domain-containing protein gives rise to the protein MRPRRRYAALATAAAVTLPVIGVAPTAASAAPTDLFISEYVEGSSNNKAIELFNGTGSPVDLTAGGYQLQLHFNGSTTPTNIALTGTVAAGDVFVFAASSAAPTILAQADQTYASSLFNGDDAIVLRKGGTVLDSIGQVGVDPGTEWGAGLTGTADNTLRRLPSVSAGDADPSDAFDPAAQWAGFATDTFDGLGAHTVGDGGPVDQPAALNCGGTLTLEAGTTATREVAATDADDTVVDLAVTAVSPTPATGAISRTAFTPATAAGGTATATVTATGLPGGTYAVTLTATDADGGSATCTLTVQATTVLSVGEVQGPTGDGENGRTDRSPLAPASGNGTSSTLYDVRGVITQKSLTRTSAGAAQHGFYLQSRTGTEDGDPLSSDGLFVFTGSFTTLIGGYTPTVGDEVVLRGRVSEYFNQTQLSSASLVRKLDSGLDVDTAVAVDDATPPADATGADLFWERHEGARMRVRSGSGVSAPRHIFASTLDSEIYVVDREDPIMKRTDPYARRVFRDAHPLDDVPGTLFDNGNNQRVLLGAGGVKATAGDSAALLPPARTFDTLTTDAYGAVAFGFSKYTVQPETLALTAGADPSANNPPQPADRNREVAVSTYNVENLYDFRDDPFDGCDFAGNPGCTGVRPPFDYVPADEAAYRAHLAALADQIRTDLHSPDLILVQEAEDQDICTVSGTELACGDSNDADGAPDTLQDLALTIAAGGGPAYAAAYDRSGADARGIVSAFLYRTDRLSLAEATATDPLLGATPTVRYRSAGLPSNADVQNPKALNAVLPADTDTSTGQDGDNVFTRAPQLGKFVVKATPGGAESYLLYALSNHYSSGPDSRVGQRTEQARYGAAIVTAIEESDPHARVVYGGDMNVFPRPDDPIATAANPTPSDQLAPLYEAGLHNLWDDLVADVPAAAYSYSFSGQAQTLDSIFVNDALHADLVQVRTAHVNADWPSDFTEDGSRGASDHDPSVARFRAQPSLRVADASVVEGDKGDRTLTFQVTVSRPLSTPTTLCAAAVGLTASAGSDFDPYVGCRVLPAGQTSLAFPVTVRGDRKVEADEKIAFAAAGPLSLRLADPLAIGTITDDD